The genomic interval TGCAGGGGTTCGCGCTCGGGATCCCGCTGCCGTTGACAGACGCCCTCCGCGTCGAGGTGGATCCCAGATGATCTTCGTGCCTGAATTGGCTCAAGTGTTGTTGCCGTGGTGGGTCCTGGGCGTATGGTTGGAACCGAGCTGGTGGTGGGTGTGGGCGCCTGTTGGAGCGTATCTCGCCGCCACGCACATCGCGTTACGGTGGGCCGCAAGGAAAAGTAGACGGGATGGATTTCAGCGCGTGATCCGATTGCCGATCGCGCGCTTTCTCGTGCGAGCGCTCGTTCGAGGCCGAGTCGAAATCCCCCGAGGCGTCCCTTGTTATCTGCTTCACATTCGCACAGAGGAACTGCGGGATGTCCGCCGATTCCGACTGGAGTTGGAGGCGGACATCCGACATGGGCTTGCGCTCGGGCCTGGATTTTACGTGGGGAACACGTACTCGGATGTTGGCATGCACGTGCGGCGGTTTGCGCCCAATGCCGTCACGGTGATACCGGGAACGTTCTTCCCACGCTGGCTGCAATGCTGGGGTGACGTGAGGCGGCAACAGCGGCAAATGGCCGGGCGAGCGATGAACGAAGGCGAGCGATGGTATCTTCTCGCAATCTACGTCACGAAGGAGGCGAAAGCTTGTGCGATTCAAGCCGTGGATGAAGTACACAATCACCGGGCTTTGCGGTGTTGTGATTGGAATCAATGTGGGGATGTGGATCGGCGCGCCGCGGCAAGTCACGGTCGAAATGCCGGGAGCGACGCAAGCGCCGTCATCCAATCCCACCGTGGCGACGTCTGAACCTGCGAACGCGATCGCCGACCCATCCAAGCCCACATGGGAAGGATTGCAACAGGCAAGCGCCTCGTTTCTCCAGACGGTCTTCCGCACCCCCGTGCTGAACGCGCAAGGGAAGAGTGTGCCGATGCCGACGGACAAGCCGATCTTGTTCTCCGCGCCCTGGTGCCCTTTCTGTAAGGAAACAGAAGAGTTGCTTATAAAAAATCACCTGATGAACCGCCTAACGATTGTCGGCGTGGCCCTAAACGGCGGCGAACCTTCCGAAGGAATTCCGGCGCGAACGGTGACCAACGCCGCACAAGCGCAGGAAGCGTTCAAACTCGACTGGACTCATTACGGCCTTCGTTACCCGACGGAGGGGATCTTGTACGCCATGCCCGGGACGCCCATTGACCAGGCTGTCCAGTCGTATCCGACGTTCCTCATCCCTCATGACGGCAAGTGGTACGTCGACATTGGATACAACCCGTCTGTATCGTTTTGGAAGGCGGTGCTTGGATGATGTGGCGGTGGGTTCGAATTCGTCGCGGACTCGGGATCGTCATTCCTGCGATTGCGTTGAGTGTGAGCGCATACTGGAGCCTTGTGCTTCACTGGCAGGCATGCGTGATGTGCTGGTCGGAACGTCTGTTGCTCGCAACGACGCTCTTTGGATGGACGATAGACTTCCCTTGGCTCGTAGCCTTTGCTTCCACTTCGGGGTTGGTGGTCTCGGCGTCGCAATGGTGGATGCAGCTTCGAGCAGTGCATGCGGCTTTTTGCTCCACGACAGCACCATGTGACGTGTCGTACTTCCAGTGGGGGCCGCTTACTACGGCCGGGCTTGCGACCTTGGTGTTTGCAGCGCTAACAGCGTTAGCACTGGATCGGCTCGCACATGCACCGAGGCAAGCCAAGAAAATGGGTGGAATGCTGTTCCGGTCACAGATTCACTCTGGTCGTTAGGTTAGAAAGGGCGTCCGTGTTCGTGGACATCCTTGGTGGGTCACAAAAGAAATTGACGGAGGAGCCGCTTCGCTCTTGAGTGAGGCGGCTTTCGTTTTGTCCTGCAACTCGTGCTCCAGTGAAGACCAAATCTCAAGGAGGAGTCTTGCATGTTGTTCAATCTGCTGTGGCGTTTTGCGGTGATCGGGTTTCTGCTCGGCGGTGGCGTCATCAACTTTGCCTTTTGGAAGCAAGACAACAAACACAAACCTGAGAGGACGCAGGTGCTGGGCCGGACGTTGCTGGGAGGGTTCATCGGTCTCGTCGTATTCGTGATTGCTGGGATCGTGTTCTACATGAGTGTGCCTCATCACCCTGTCCACTGAGGCGAATGCTGATGCGACTGACCAAATACTACATCGCGCGGCGCAGGCGGGACGGCTGGATCGAGGTGAGCTTCGCGCCGCGCCTCGTGCTTTACGCGCTGGATCGCGACAGGTTCTTCCGCGCGCGTGACGAGGCGTATGACAAGCTCGCGTGGTTACTGCCCCCCGACGCGAAAGGCGTGATTTCGCGAAGCGTGTGGCTGCGTTACCCCGCCGAAGAAGGGTGGGAAACGCGCGAGGTGCCGCTTCGGTGGTGGCACAGACTCGTGCTTGTCTCCTGGTATCTCATGAACACGGAAAACTGGGGTCGGGAACCGGGTAAGTCGTGGTGGGCCATTGGGCGCGGCACCATCACGGAAGCGCGAATGACGCGCGAGCGATTCGTTGATTGGCGGCGCGGAAAGGAGGGGGCGAATGCGGTATCTCATCACGGACTGGGACGAACTCCATGAGGCTTTGAGCGACGTGCCGCACCAATGGCGCGCCACTTGCCCTTTGCCCGTGGCGGGCGACGCCTGGGTGGTCGAGGCGCCGTTTGCCGAGCCTGAGACGTTGGCGGAAGCCGTTCGGAGCGGTGTCTCGGTGCTTCTCGTCGGAAGCCCTGGGCAAGTGGATCCGGCGATCCGCACGATTCAAGGGCTCGAGTGGCAAGTGGCCGATGAGATCGATCCCGACGCTATTCTCGCTTGGATGCGCGCGCATGGGGAGACCAAAGCGCCAAGACCTGCAATTCGCAAAACATCCGATTCCGCGATGGGCGTGGTCGCTGTGTTTGCGGGGCTTTTGCCGACGGGCGGCGGGGTGGGGAAGGATACGTTGACGCTCAACACCGCCGCGTGGCTGGCCAAACGCAAGATCGACGTGGCCGTTGCCGATCTCGACCCTTTCGGCACGCTCGGTTCGAAACTTCGGGCGGCGTCCTTTGAGACCGTCGATATCTTCGCCGAGGAGCGTCCCGAGCCAGATATCGAAACGATTCGACGGATGTTCGCGACTGTGAAACTCGGCTTTGGTTTGTTGCCATCGAGCGGCCAGGGGACGGTGCTTCCTGGAGACGGGGTGCAACGCCTGATTCACGCTGCGCGACGCGCGTTTTCTGTGACGATCCTGAATCTCGGGAGCGGGCAGACCAACGCCTATTACGCGGCGCTGGAAGCCGCGACGCATGTGTATCTGGTCGGCCAGGGCGATCGAGGCAAGTTCCGTGCGTACAAGCGAGCGCTTGAGGAGTTGACGCCGCTTTGTCGTCAAGCGCCACGGGTCATCTTGAATCGGTTTTACGACAAGGACGCGCCAAGCCTTTGGGAGGAGGAGTTCGCGGGATCACCGCCCTTTGCGGCGATCTTCGAAGACAGGCGTGTGTTTGAGGCGACGGAAGCGGGCGAAGCGGCGGCGCTCAAGGACCCAAAACGCCCATTCGGTCGGGCAATTGAGAAGATTGCCGCCGACATTCTCGGGGAAGAACCCGCGGCGGACGCGCCACGAAAGGAGGCGAAGCGCAAGTGGCTATGGTGAGCAAGGCCACCATGGGGCTTGGTCTTTTGGGGATCGGTGTCGCGGTGTGGTTGGACTGGATGGTGCTTGAGCGTGCTCATGCCACTGTGGAAATTCCGGTGGCTTCGCAGACCATTTTGCCATATACCACGATTACACCGTCGGATATCACTTGGAAACAAGTGCCCCGCGCAGCGGTGCCGAGTGACCTCGTGACGAACCCCGTGGGGAGACTTACGGTGCTTGGCGTTGCCGCGGGTGATCCGATTGAATCGAGTGAACTCGCCGCACAGGGATCCCTGCAGGCCTACGCGGCGTCTCAAAACGATGTGTTGGTGCCTGTGAATGTGAGTCCTTCGCCGATTACGGAAGCCGTGACGCCAGGCGCAACCGTGACGCTGGTGGTAAATGGCGTCGTCTATCACGATGTCCTCATCGTTGCGACGAACGGGTCGAATGCGGGAGCCCTTCGTTCCATCACCAATCCCAATAGCCAGAACAGCAACACTTGGGTGGTCATGGTGCCGTGGCAAGAGGGTGAAGCGTTGCTGAATCAAACCGCTCAGGTTGTGCTCGGAAATGTGCCGCAAAACGCGATCACGACAGGCGTGTTGCCCAATGGGACGACCACGGTGATTCAAGGCTCAACGCCTACGACCAACACGACCGCTTCGGGAACCTTGGCGCAACCGCCCGCAAACTACGGCAACACCGAGACGCTGCCCGAAGTCCAGCCTGGCCAGCACGTCACGATCCCGGCGAACGGAGGGACAACCCATGCGTCCAAGCGTTGACGATGCGCCACGGCGCATGCTGATACCAGGCGTGGCGTCGATCGAACCCTACAAGCGCGCCTTGTTGCAGGAGCTGAGCAGGGAGACGGACTTCCTGTCACAAGTGCCCGACCGCACGGCGATGGCCTGGCAGTTGGCGACGCTCTCAAGGCGTGTGAACATCCCAACGGAAGTTCAGCGTACCGTGATCGACGCCATCTTGGCGGATGTGTACGACTATAGCATTCTCACGGAGCTTAAGGCCCGGCCCAAGGTGACGACGATTTGGGTCGCGGGCGATCGATGGGTCGAGTATCGCGAGGGCGGCGTGATCAAACGCTGGCATCGGCGCTTTGAAAACCTGGAAGACGTGTACCGATTCATCGAGCACAAACTCACCGGGACGCCGTTCCGATACGCCCGCAATGTGCCGGAGATCGACGCCATTCTGTCCGACGGCTCCCGCTTCCATGTGAAGCAGGGACCGTGTGGTATCACGGTCGAGGCTGGCGAGGGGCGGCGCGTGGTACAGACGTTGCCGCTCATCACGATTCGGCAGTTTGTCTATCCGTATCCGTTAAGAGATCTGGTCAGGGATCCGTGGCTGTACAAGTATTTGTCGCTGTTGCCGCTGCTCGGTGAATCGCTGTTGGTGACGGGCGCTCAGGAGTCGGGCAAAACGACCATGCTGAACGCCCTGACGGCGTTTCTGCCGCCGTGTCGGCTCATCATCATCGAGGAAGCGCCGGAGATGCAGCCACAACATCCCGACACGATTCGTCTCTGGAGCCGAGGCGTGGTGGGGACACAAGGGTACGTCTCCATGGCTCAGAATTTGAAGGCGTCCCTGCGGATGACGGGAGATGCGATGCTCGTAGGCGAGGTGCGCGATCCCGAAGTACTCTGGATCTTCTTAGAGATGGCGAATCTAGGTCTTATCTGGGTGGCCACGACGCTCCACGCCTCTTCAGCGGAGGACGCCCTTCTTCGTGTGCGGATGCTCGGGATTTCCGCGCCACCTCGCCCGGCGGAAGACACCGTAGCATATCAGTTGGCACGCGGCATTACGCATGTCATTCACCTGGAGCGGAGCGGAGAATATCGCGGTGTCGCAGAAGTGCGCGAGATCACAGGCTTCGAGAACGGGCGGATTCTATCGCGGCCGGTCTTCGTCCGGGATCCGCGCACGGGGGACATGATCTTCCACGGGGTGTCGGAGCGATTCAAGGCAAAGGCGTTGGCACATGGGGTGTCGCTGGAGGGGCTTGTATGACAGGCCTGGCAATTCTGGTGTTGGCGATTTCACTGTTCCTTGTCTGGTCCGTGCTCTTCATCTCGCGCTGGGAGACGCGCGAGAAACGCAAGCCGTTTCTCACGGAGGGCCGTCTGCCCGTCCAAACACCTTCCTACGTCGAGCGATTCCAGGCGGAGCTTGAGCGCTGGGGGTGGAGCGTCTCGAAGCGCGCGATTGCGCTCACGTGGACGGGGTTGGCCCTGGTGGGTGCACTGCTGCCGCAGGTTTTCGGTGATCCGATCTGGATGTCGTTCGGGCTTGCGGCACTTTGTGCTTGTCTGCCGTTTCCGGTGGTTCGCGTACTCAAGACACGCTATGTGTGGCGCGTCGAGAAAGGACTGCGAGAGACGGCGCTTCCGCTCGGCCTTTCGGTGCTTGAGGCGACGGAGGATGTCGGGCTGGCGGTCGAAGACATCTTGCGTCACAGCAAGGATCCGGTCATACGTCGTGAATTTGAGACGATTCGCGCACGCATCGCGGCCCTTGGTGTGCCGCCTGAAGACGCCTTGGTGGAACACGCGATGCAGTCCGGCGTCCCCGCCTTTCAATGGCTGGCCCAGTACACGCGGACGCTCAAACGATACGGCGCGAACCCATCAACGATCTGGCGCGACGTGTTGACCGATCTGCAGGACCAGGCGCAGTTTCGCAGCATGATGCGCGCGAAGACGGCGTTTTACCGCTACGGTGCGTATGTGTTCGGCGCGGGAGGACTCTTCGGACTCATGGCGTTCTATCACGCGTATGCCCAGAGTCTCATCGGGTTTGTCCCGTGGGCGCTGTTGGCCTGGGCTGTGCTTGTCGGCGTGGGGATTTATCGGATGGCGAAGGTGGGTGGCTAATGGAAACAGCGGCTTTGTCAGTGCTCGCGGTTTCGGGATTTCTTTTGTGGCTAACTCCTTGGGTCGAGCGCCTGGAGACCTGGTGGATACGACGCCCGTTCCTTGAGCCGAAGTTTCAAGGACGTCTGCGGAAGTGGGAGCGAAAACTCGGGGATTGGCTCAGGCGATCACAGGTGAAGCTCACGGCGAGGCAATTCGTCTTGTTCCTCTTCTTCGCATTGGTGTTGCTGCCTCTCATGATCTGGGGCGGCATGCACAGTCTGACGCTTGGGATTC from Alicyclobacillus acidocaldarius subsp. acidocaldarius DSM 446 carries:
- a CDS encoding disulfide bond formation protein B, whose amino-acid sequence is MWRWVRIRRGLGIVIPAIALSVSAYWSLVLHWQACVMCWSERLLLATTLFGWTIDFPWLVAFASTSGLVVSASQWWMQLRAVHAAFCSTTAPCDVSYFQWGPLTTAGLATLVFAALTALALDRLAHAPRQAKKMGGMLFRSQIHSGR
- a CDS encoding SAF domain-containing protein → MVSKATMGLGLLGIGVAVWLDWMVLERAHATVEIPVASQTILPYTTITPSDITWKQVPRAAVPSDLVTNPVGRLTVLGVAAGDPIESSELAAQGSLQAYAASQNDVLVPVNVSPSPITEAVTPGATVTLVVNGVVYHDVLIVATNGSNAGALRSITNPNSQNSNTWVVMVPWQEGEALLNQTAQVVLGNVPQNAITTGVLPNGTTTVIQGSTPTTNTTASGTLAQPPANYGNTETLPEVQPGQHVTIPANGGTTHASKR
- a CDS encoding type II secretion system F family protein; this translates as MTGLAILVLAISLFLVWSVLFISRWETREKRKPFLTEGRLPVQTPSYVERFQAELERWGWSVSKRAIALTWTGLALVGALLPQVFGDPIWMSFGLAALCACLPFPVVRVLKTRYVWRVEKGLRETALPLGLSVLEATEDVGLAVEDILRHSKDPVIRREFETIRARIAALGVPPEDALVEHAMQSGVPAFQWLAQYTRTLKRYGANPSTIWRDVLTDLQDQAQFRSMMRAKTAFYRYGAYVFGAGGLFGLMAFYHAYAQSLIGFVPWALLAWAVLVGVGIYRMAKVGG
- a CDS encoding ATPase, T2SS/T4P/T4SS family, with amino-acid sequence MRPSVDDAPRRMLIPGVASIEPYKRALLQELSRETDFLSQVPDRTAMAWQLATLSRRVNIPTEVQRTVIDAILADVYDYSILTELKARPKVTTIWVAGDRWVEYREGGVIKRWHRRFENLEDVYRFIEHKLTGTPFRYARNVPEIDAILSDGSRFHVKQGPCGITVEAGEGRRVVQTLPLITIRQFVYPYPLRDLVRDPWLYKYLSLLPLLGESLLVTGAQESGKTTMLNALTAFLPPCRLIIIEEAPEMQPQHPDTIRLWSRGVVGTQGYVSMAQNLKASLRMTGDAMLVGEVRDPEVLWIFLEMANLGLIWVATTLHASSAEDALLRVRMLGISAPPRPAEDTVAYQLARGITHVIHLERSGEYRGVAEVREITGFENGRILSRPVFVRDPRTGDMIFHGVSERFKAKALAHGVSLEGLV
- a CDS encoding AAA family ATPase, with the translated sequence MRYLITDWDELHEALSDVPHQWRATCPLPVAGDAWVVEAPFAEPETLAEAVRSGVSVLLVGSPGQVDPAIRTIQGLEWQVADEIDPDAILAWMRAHGETKAPRPAIRKTSDSAMGVVAVFAGLLPTGGGVGKDTLTLNTAAWLAKRKIDVAVADLDPFGTLGSKLRAASFETVDIFAEERPEPDIETIRRMFATVKLGFGLLPSSGQGTVLPGDGVQRLIHAARRAFSVTILNLGSGQTNAYYAALEAATHVYLVGQGDRGKFRAYKRALEELTPLCRQAPRVILNRFYDKDAPSLWEEEFAGSPPFAAIFEDRRVFEATEAGEAAALKDPKRPFGRAIEKIAADILGEEPAADAPRKEAKRKWLW